From a region of the Candidatus Methylomirabilota bacterium genome:
- a CDS encoding branched-chain amino acid ABC transporter permease → MDFDLLIGIFPQVLLDGITLGFMYALIALGYTMVYGVLEFINFAHSEIF, encoded by the coding sequence ATGGACTTTGACCTCCTGATCGGCATCTTCCCGCAGGTCCTCCTGGACGGCATCACTCTGGGCTTCATGTACGCCCTTATCGCGCTCGGCTACACGATGGTGTACGGCGTGCTCGAGTTCATCAACTTCGCCCACTCCGAGATCTTC